One Catharus ustulatus isolate bCatUst1 chromosome 2, bCatUst1.pri.v2, whole genome shotgun sequence genomic window carries:
- the GJA3 gene encoding gap junction alpha-3 protein, giving the protein MGDWSFLGRLLENAQEHSTVIGKVWLTVLFIFRILVLGAAAEEVWGDEQSDFTCNTQQPGCENVCYDKAFPISHIRFWVLQIIFVSTPTLIYLGHVLHIVRMEEKRKEKEELKKKGSSKDGSYPGAAASGSGGGGGSNNVKDQPIVKRGKEKLPIRDERGRIRMGGALLRTYVFNIIFKTLFEVGFIVGQYFLYGFELKPVYQCSRSPCPHTVDCFISRPTEKTIFIIFMLVVASVSLLLNMLEIYHLGWKKLKQGMTSQYILEMPVATMTPVMVTGESKPVSLPPPAPPVVVTTATPAPVLPDTRAVTPLLAPVTMASYYATAAPRPRPPSNTTSMASYPAAPQVPEERHRAVTPTPISTPVTIPTPIPTPTPAVINYFNSSSRALPSEQNWVNMAAEHPGKASSSSAGSSTPSSVRHPLPEQEEPLEQLLPPPAVLPIAAANSGSSTSLSGASGSKWDVEGEVELSGARPVSAACTTVEMHEPPLLVDTRRLSRASKSSSCRARSDDLAV; this is encoded by the coding sequence ATGGGTGACTGGAGCTTTCTGGGGAGACTGTTAGAGAACGCGCAGGAGCACTCCACGGTTATTGGCAAGGTTTGGCTGACGGTACTGTTTATCTTCAGGATCCtggtgctgggggctgctgctgaggaggtCTGGGGAGACGAGCAGTCGGACTTTACATGCAACACGCAGCAACCTGGTTGCGAAAATGTTTGCTATGACAAAGCCTTCCCCATTTCTCACATCCGCTTCTGGGTGCTGCAGATCATTTTTGTCTCCACTCCAACCCTCATCTACCTGGGCCATGTCCTGCACATTGTACGCatggaggagaagaggaaagagaaagaggagcTGAAAAAGAAGGGAAGCAGCAAAGATGGCAGCtacccaggagcagcagcatctggcAGTGGTGGTGGAGGAGGCAGCAATAACGTCAAAGATCAACCTATTGTCaaaagggggaaagagaagCTCCCAATCCGTGATGAACGTGGTAGAATCCGTATGGGGGGTGCCTTGCTCCGTACCTATGTCTTCAATATCATATTCAAGACACTGTTTGAGGTGGGCTTCATTGTGGGCCAGTACTTCCTATATGGCTTCGAGCTAAAGCCGGTCTACCAGTGCAGCCGCTCACCTTGTCCACACACTGTGGACTGCTTCATCTCGAGGCCCACCGAGAAGaccatcttcatcatcttcatgtTGGTGGTGGCCTCGGTCTCCCTGCTGCTGAACATGCTCGAGATATATCACTTGGGGTGGAAGAAGCTTAAGCAGGGCATGACAAGCCAGTACATCCTAGAGATGCCTGTCGCAACGATGACACCAGTTATGGTAACGGGGGAGTCCAAGCCTGTTTCCCTGCCGCCACCAGCACCCCCTGTGGTGGTCACGACTGCCACGCCGGCCCCTGTTCTGCCGGACACCCGTGCTGTCACACCGCTGCTGGCCCCAGTGACCATGGCATCATACTACGCTACAGCTGCTCCGAGACCACGGCCCCCCTCCAACACGACGTCCATGGCAAGCTACCCTGCTGCTCCGCAAGTTCCTGAGGAGAGGCACCGTGCCGTGACTCCCACACCCATCTCCACTCCCGTCACCATCCCGACCCCCATCCCCACGCCCACGCCAGCCGTCATCAACTACTTCAACAGCAGCAGCCGTGCCCTGCCGTCCGAGCAGAACTGGGTCAACATGGCAGCTGAGCACCCGGGGAAGGCTTCCTCCAGCTCAGCAGGCTCCTCTACCCCCAGCAGCGTCCGGCATCCCCTTCCTGAGCAGGAAGAGCCGCTGGAGCAGCTACTCCCACCCCCGGCTGTGCTGCCCATTGCCGCGGCCAacagcggcagcagcaccagcctgagcGGGGCGAGCGGCAGCAAGTGGGATGTGGAGGGCGAGGTGGAGCTGTCGGGGGCACGGCCCGTCTCGGCTGCCTGCACCACGGTGGAGATGCACGAGCCCCCGCTGCTCGTAGACACGCGGCGCTTGAGCAGGGCCAGTAAGTcgagcagctgcagagcccgGTCAGACGACCTGGCCGTGTAA